The Amycolatopsis sp. NBC_01480 genome segment GGAGCCCGGTTCAGAACAGGCGGAACTCGTCGGACTCGATGCCGCGCAGCGCGTCGTAGTCGAGGGTGAGGCAGCGGATGCCGCGGTCCTCGGCGAGGGTGCGCGCCTGCGGCTTGATCAGCTGCGCGGCGAACACGCCCTGCACCGGTGCCAGCAACGGGTCGCGGTTGAGCAGCTCGAGGTACCGCGTCAGCTGTTCCACGCCGTCGATCTCGCCGCGGCGCTTGATCTCGACGGCGACGCTGCCGCCCTCGGGGTCGCGCGCCATGATGTCGACCGGGCCGATGGCGGTGGGGAACTCCCGGCGCACCAGCGTGTAGCCGTCGCCGAGGGTCTTGATGTGCTCGGCCAGCAGCTCCTGGAGGTGGGCCTCCACGCCGTCCTTCTGCAGGCCGGGCTCTGCACCCAGCTCTTGGGCGTGGTCGTGGTAGATCTCCTCGATCGAGATCACCAGCTTCTCGCCCTGCTTGTTCTCGACGATCCACAGCTTGCCGTCCTCGATGAGCCAGCACGGCGGGCTCATCCAGTTCAGCGGCTTGTAGGCGCGGTCATCGGAGTGGACGGACACGGAGCCGTCGGACTTGACGAGCAGCAGCCGGGTGGCCATCGGCAGATGGGCGGTCAGACGGCCGGCGTAGTCGACCTGGCAGCGAGCGATCACGAGACGCACCCGCCGAGGGTAGGACAGGCTCGGCGATACTGGGTGAGTGGACCCCATTCAGCGTGTCGCGACCCGCGAGGTGTACCGGAACAACTGGATGTCGGTGCGGGAGGACGCCATTCGCCGCGCTGACGGCAGCGAAGGCATCTACGGCGTCGTCGACAAACCGACCTATGCCCTGATCATCCCCCTGGACGGCGACCGGGTGCTGC includes the following:
- the nucS gene encoding endonuclease NucS, with the protein product MRLVIARCQVDYAGRLTAHLPMATRLLLVKSDGSVSVHSDDRAYKPLNWMSPPCWLIEDGKLWIVENKQGEKLVISIEEIYHDHAQELGAEPGLQKDGVEAHLQELLAEHIKTLGDGYTLVRREFPTAIGPVDIMARDPEGGSVAVEIKRRGEIDGVEQLTRYLELLNRDPLLAPVQGVFAAQLIKPQARTLAEDRGIRCLTLDYDALRGIESDEFRLF